Genomic DNA from Kluyveromyces lactis strain NRRL Y-1140 chromosome C complete sequence:
AATGCAGGGAATAAATCTCTAGCACgaatttcttcctttcCATGATTCTTCCtgatatcaatgaaatcgAAGATATCAGAATGCCATGGTTCAATGTATAAAGCGAAGGCACCTGGTCTCTTGTTACCACCTTGGTCAACGTAACGAGCAGTGTTGTTGAAGACACGGATCATTGGAATGATACCATTAGAAGTTCCGTTGGTACCAGCAATGTAAGAACCAGTAGAACGGATGTTGTGAATGTGCAACCCAATACCACCAGCAGTCTTTGAGATCATAGCACATTCCTTCAAGGTATCGTAAATACCTTCGATGGAATCCTCTTTCATAGCAACCAAGAAACAAGATGACATTTGAGGATGAGGAGTACCAGCGTTGAACAATGTAGGAGAAGCGTGGGTGAAATATCTTTGAGACATTAGGTTGTAAGTCTCTAATACTCGTTCTATATCGTTACCGTGAATACCAACAGCCACTCTCATAATCATGTGTTGTGGACGTTCAGCAACCTTACCATCGATTCTCAACAAGTAAGAACGTTCTAAGGTCTTGAAACCGAAGtaattgaattggaaatctCTGTCGTAAACGATAGCAGAGTTCAAAGTGTCCTTATTATCCATGACAATCTTATAAACTTCGTCGGAAATCATTGGGGAGTGAATACCAGTCCTTGGATTAACCCATTGGTACAAGTCGTCAACAACTTGAGAGAACTGTTTTGTAGTTTGCTTGTGCAAATTAGAAATAGCAATTCTAGCAGCCAGGGTAGCATAATCTGGATGGATAGTGGTCATGTAAGCACATGTTTCAGCAGCCAAATTATCCAATTCCACGGTAGTAACACCTTCATAAACACCAGAAATAATACGCTGAGTGATTTTAACAGCATCGATATGTTTTGCATCTAAACCATAACAGAGACGTGACACACGCGCAGTGatcttatcaaattgaactGGCTCCTTATGGCCATCTCTCTTGTATACGAAcatctttttttcagttAAACTTCACGCAGCGAAGTAAttaaagagaagaaacaatGTTAGCTTTAGCTGTATATTCGGCACAATGTTTGCAAAAAGATACTATTGTTTGCTGAATATTGTATCAAGAGTCGAGTTTTTGATCGATAAAACTTATTATCCAAAGCGATATGTTTTCAATGTCGGATCTCTGCTTGCTTCTGGCCCTCTAAGAATCTTAATGAAGGAAGTGGCCTTCAAAACAGGTTTATAATGCGAAAGTAAGAATAAGAAATAGTCTGAAACTCAAAGCTGAACGCGTCTTGgcttatatatatacatatgtCAGCCAGGACCTTGTACGAGTTGTTAAACTCCTCGATTATATTCATCTCTGTGGGAATAAGAACGGGTGAAATTTTTTTCGCGTTTTTTTTCGAtttaaaaataaagaaattcaaCGGCAAGTTTACGTGTCGGGCTGGAGATTGAGCGCCGGTTTCTGTGCGGGGGCGTCGGTCTTCATGACAAACACGTATATCTCGATTAAGTAGGATAGTTTACGTGTTACGCGCGTTGGTGGGAAGTGTAAACAACCGGCGAACCTCATTTGGTGTTCTCGAGTGAATAAGGGCTTCCAATAGTCGAGTGCGTGATGACGGGTGCAGTATCCACAGAAGATACGATGCCTTCGACAAAACAAGAGGAAAAAACAGACGTAGAACAGGGTGCTAGGTGTGTGAATTGCGGCAAACTGGACAGAATTAGACTcggttgttgttgtttgttACTATTTAATGGAAGACTACGTGATACCGCCAGTTAGTAAGGAGGAGAGACCATCATACTGATTTGGTAATCTGGAAATTTCCTatggtcacgtgatacgATACCAATGCCTTTACCCAAGGCGAAGGCGAAGGCCACTAGAACTGTGGGGCAGTACTTGGTCCAATGGAAACAATTCTTCCTATGTATCCATCATTACTAGCAATTGTAACAGAAACATTTCACTTCTTCGTTGTTCTCACTTTTGTAACTACATTTCATCTTTTAATGTAAACTTTGTGATGCAATTcatgaattgaagattcACAAGTTCGAATATATTTTGATCATTAGCAGATTATTTCATTAGATTGATAGGGACATACATATAACATTATTTACAAGCGAGTAATATGGGTGACAGGATATTCCCTGGAGATTATATTTCTATTCTTGAGAATGTAGTGgaggaaagaaatttgttaGCGCCTTCTGCCTCTGATAAGGAGGCCGATGGTGGTTGCGCCGATGGCGATTCCTGCACTGATCAAGGCAATCCCTTTTAATCCCTGAGAAGTGATCTTGTTTTCTACAGCGGTTTGTAGCATCAATGCTTGTTTGTTTTCAGGTTCATGATGCACTAGTGCATCCACGTACCGCTTTGCAGTAGAGTATTCGCCGAGTTTGTAACATCCGATGGTCAAATAGTATAAGCactctcttcttctcattGGAGATTCTTTGTATATGTCCGTCAATAACTTAACACCCAACATCTGATCTTCCTTATTCGTCGATCTGACGAGACCCCAGGCGTAATTGAAGCGTGATTGAATAGATGATATTTCGCCCCCTTCATTGAGCACCTGTTGCCTTAAAATTTCGATTTGATCGCTGTTTAATGCAGAATATGAATCCTCCAATTCAGGAAGGTAGTGGATGTTAGTCATACCGCAGTATTTTTTTGAGCTTGTGCGAGTGATTTcaagataaagaaataacTGCTACCTTCGATCGTTTCAGATGTTGTTAATGATattgtttcaaattcaatgtCAAATTATCAGTtttaacttttcaatttatttTTCTTACGTCCGCTAGACATCTCGAAAACGTTTTGAttatatacaaatataTACAGAAAGTCATCTCTGAGAATTGGTACAGAGGCATCGCAATAAGAT
This window encodes:
- the FIS1 gene encoding Fis1p (similar to uniprot|P40515 Saccharomyces cerevisiae YIL065C FIS1 Mitochondrial outer membrane protein involved in membrane fission required for localization of Dnm1p and Mdv1p during mitochondrial division), with translation MTNIHYLPELEDSYSALNSDQIEILRQQVLNEGGEISSIQSRFNYAWGLVRSTNKEDQMLGVKLLTDIYKESPMRRRECLYYLTIGCYKLGEYSTAKRYVDALVHHEPENKQALMLQTAVENKITSQGLKGIALISAGIAIGATTIGLLIRGRRR